From a region of the Agrobacterium tumefaciens genome:
- a CDS encoding pyridoxine 5'-phosphate synthase — MPAKLSVNLNAIAMLRNRRDLPWPDVAHFGRIALAAGASGLTVHPRPDQRHIRFSDLPVLRALIDDSFPKTEFNIEGYPSEDFLVLCEQTQPEQVTLVPDDPAQATSDHGWDFRKHATFLKDVVSRLKAGGMRVSLFADGDGEREPVELAAETGAARIELYTGPYGGCFDDPQKAEALLETLGKTADHARALGLDVNAGHDLTVANLPKLMERIPFLAEVSIGHGLTADALEYGMAETVRRFCRACGQSIS; from the coding sequence ATGCCTGCAAAACTATCCGTCAATTTGAACGCAATTGCCATGTTGCGCAACCGTCGCGATCTTCCCTGGCCGGATGTCGCGCATTTCGGGAGAATCGCATTGGCGGCAGGCGCCAGCGGCCTGACTGTACACCCGCGTCCGGACCAACGCCATATTCGCTTTTCGGATCTTCCCGTGCTGCGTGCGCTGATCGATGATTCCTTTCCGAAGACGGAATTCAACATCGAGGGATATCCAAGCGAGGATTTTCTCGTCCTGTGTGAACAGACGCAACCGGAGCAGGTAACCTTGGTGCCTGACGATCCCGCCCAGGCCACGTCCGATCACGGCTGGGACTTTCGCAAACACGCGACGTTCCTGAAAGATGTGGTCTCGCGCCTCAAGGCCGGCGGCATGCGTGTCTCGCTTTTTGCCGATGGGGACGGCGAGCGTGAGCCGGTGGAACTTGCCGCTGAGACCGGTGCTGCCCGTATCGAGCTTTATACTGGACCTTATGGTGGCTGCTTTGACGATCCGCAAAAGGCTGAAGCGCTTCTCGAAACGCTCGGGAAAACCGCTGATCACGCCAGGGCACTCGGGCTCGACGTCAATGCAGGGCATGATCTGACCGTTGCCAATCTGCCGAAATTGATGGAACGCATCCCGTTTCTTGCCGAAGTTTCGATCGGTCACGGATTGACGGCGGATGCGCTGGAATACGGCATGGCTGAAACGGTACGGCGTTTTTGTCGCGCCTGCGGGCAGTCTATTTCATAA
- a CDS encoding MerR family transcriptional regulator has protein sequence MRDGRMPFNNHGDEERLHQRPGNFLPDISLPSSLPPEPVPIADMANIFGVTHRTLHFYEEKALLTSKRVGQMRVYSYRNVHRMAVINFCREIGISVATITEIMERLLRSSSQEEADDVFHHALRQRKRELTADLSTIQRQVQQIEDVLVIGPESDDGDYRQHGHTNDVLLTDNERKCLELMAEGYAPVRLARALGLSGDELNDLETRIIGKFNASNRFQAVAKAVLLGVIRA, from the coding sequence ATGCGGGATGGTCGGATGCCGTTCAACAACCACGGCGACGAAGAAAGACTACACCAACGTCCGGGCAACTTTCTTCCGGATATCAGTTTACCGTCGTCTTTACCGCCCGAACCCGTCCCTATTGCCGACATGGCCAATATCTTCGGCGTCACACACCGCACCCTGCACTTCTACGAGGAAAAAGCGCTTCTGACCTCAAAACGGGTCGGCCAGATGCGCGTCTACTCCTACCGTAACGTGCACCGCATGGCGGTGATCAATTTCTGCCGCGAAATCGGCATCTCCGTTGCGACAATTACCGAGATCATGGAACGGCTGTTGCGCTCTTCCTCACAGGAAGAGGCTGACGATGTCTTTCATCACGCCCTGCGACAGCGAAAGAGAGAGCTGACCGCAGATCTCTCCACAATTCAGCGCCAGGTGCAGCAAATCGAAGATGTCCTGGTGATCGGGCCTGAGAGCGATGACGGCGATTACCGCCAGCATGGACACACGAACGACGTCCTGCTCACGGATAACGAGCGGAAATGCCTCGAACTGATGGCCGAAGGTTATGCACCTGTCAGGCTTGCGCGTGCATTGGGTCTGTCAGGCGACGAACTCAATGACCTTGAAACGAGGATTATCGGCAAGTTCAACGCCAGCAATCGTTTCCAGGCAGTCGCAAAAGCCGTGCTGCTCGGCGTCATCCGCGCCTGA
- a CDS encoding AAA family ATPase, which yields MQFSPQQDEALKAVSRWLKEGRSPVFRLFGYAGTGKTTLAKHFAENVDGDVLFAAFTGKAAQVLRSRGASNARTIHSLIYRPRGEETVEDEETGKTSVAPMFSINRQSPLAKAALIIIDECSMVDEQLGRDLMSFGTPILVLGDPGQLPPVTGGGFFTEQEPDFLLSEIHRQAKDNPIIQLAMDVREGREIMRGDYGSAQVISKSDVTQSLVLDADQVLVGTNRTRRRYNQRLRELKGFSADYPQSGDKLVCLRNDPAKGLLNGSLWQVMSSSRETVKPGINLMIRPEDDDMDRGAAKIKLLKAAFEETETEIPWSTRKRYDEFDFGYALTVHKAQGSQWNNVVLFDESYAFRDSRERWLYTAVTRAAERLTIVR from the coding sequence ATGCAATTTTCACCGCAACAGGACGAAGCCCTCAAGGCTGTTTCACGCTGGTTGAAGGAAGGCCGTTCACCGGTTTTCCGTCTGTTCGGCTACGCCGGAACGGGCAAGACCACGCTCGCCAAACATTTCGCGGAAAATGTCGACGGTGACGTGCTGTTTGCAGCCTTCACCGGCAAGGCGGCGCAGGTGTTGCGCTCGCGCGGCGCTTCAAACGCTCGTACGATCCATTCGCTGATTTACCGTCCGCGTGGCGAGGAAACGGTTGAAGATGAGGAAACCGGCAAGACGTCCGTCGCGCCGATGTTTTCCATCAACCGTCAAAGTCCGCTTGCAAAGGCAGCCCTGATCATCATCGACGAGTGCTCGATGGTGGATGAGCAGCTCGGCAGGGATCTGATGAGCTTCGGTACGCCGATCCTCGTTCTCGGCGATCCCGGACAGCTTCCGCCGGTGACTGGCGGCGGTTTCTTCACCGAGCAGGAGCCGGATTTCCTCCTGAGCGAAATTCACCGGCAGGCGAAGGACAACCCGATCATTCAGCTTGCCATGGATGTTCGCGAGGGCCGCGAGATCATGCGTGGCGATTATGGTTCGGCGCAGGTGATATCCAAGTCCGACGTGACGCAGTCGCTTGTTCTTGATGCCGATCAGGTGCTGGTTGGCACAAACCGTACGCGTCGCCGCTACAACCAGCGACTTCGCGAACTGAAGGGTTTTTCCGCAGACTACCCGCAGTCCGGCGACAAGCTGGTTTGCCTGCGCAACGATCCAGCAAAAGGTCTGCTGAACGGTTCGCTCTGGCAAGTGATGAGTTCCTCTCGCGAAACGGTCAAACCCGGTATCAACCTGATGATCCGTCCCGAAGACGACGATATGGATCGCGGAGCTGCGAAGATAAAGCTGCTCAAGGCAGCCTTCGAGGAAACGGAAACCGAGATCCCCTGGTCGACGCGCAAGCGTTACGACGAATTTGATTTCGGATATGCCCTGACCGTGCACAAGGCGCAGGGTTCGCAATGGAACAATGTCGTTCTCTTTGACGAGAGCTACGCATTCCGCGATTCGCGCGAGAGATGGCTTTATACGGCCGTCACCCGAGCGGCTGAACGGCTGACGATCGTGCGTTGA
- a CDS encoding SDR family oxidoreductase — MKILILGATGFIGSEIARRLAADGHAVTGLGRTTASARRKFAFAEWVTADLSHMTQPANWHLLLGRHDAVVNCAGALQDGLSDDLAATQEKAMRALYQANADDGNRLIVQISARTTGSAAETPFLSTKQRADDALAASGVPHIILRPALVIGRNAHGGTALLRALASIPCLIPLVHSQSPVQTVALDDVTEAVSQAIRGEIAPGSDLHLAADQLLTLGNLVGMHRQWLGLAEAKTISLPVWLAKPVSWAADLAGSLGWRSPLRSTAMAVMSQGVTADGARMQGFAFKTASQTLAGNPSGVQDLWFARLFLLKPVSIVCLSVFWLLSGVIPLLDLTRASSHFLPFMPETSALVLTVATCLIDIALGIAVLLRPYALKAMLGMLLVTASYLAGGTMLEPALWLDPLGPLVKVLPSITLTLAAMAILDER; from the coding sequence ATGAAAATTCTGATTCTTGGCGCGACCGGTTTCATCGGCTCTGAAATTGCCCGCAGGCTTGCTGCCGATGGCCATGCCGTCACCGGTCTTGGCCGTACGACGGCATCCGCAAGACGGAAATTTGCCTTTGCTGAATGGGTTACCGCCGATCTCTCTCACATGACGCAGCCAGCCAACTGGCATTTGCTGCTCGGACGACACGACGCTGTCGTCAATTGCGCCGGGGCGCTGCAGGACGGTCTTTCGGACGATCTTGCCGCCACACAGGAAAAGGCGATGCGCGCCCTCTATCAGGCCAACGCCGATGACGGCAACAGGTTGATCGTGCAGATATCGGCCCGCACCACAGGGTCGGCCGCGGAGACACCATTCCTGTCAACCAAACAGCGTGCCGACGATGCCTTGGCCGCAAGCGGTGTACCGCACATCATCCTGCGCCCGGCTCTGGTGATTGGACGCAACGCCCACGGCGGGACAGCGCTGCTGCGAGCACTGGCAAGTATTCCCTGTTTAATTCCGCTCGTCCATTCGCAAAGCCCGGTTCAAACGGTCGCCCTGGACGACGTGACCGAGGCCGTTTCGCAAGCCATTCGTGGAGAGATTGCTCCCGGAAGCGACCTGCATCTGGCCGCCGACCAGTTACTGACACTAGGCAACCTGGTTGGAATGCATAGACAATGGCTGGGACTGGCAGAGGCGAAAACCATATCCTTGCCTGTATGGCTGGCAAAGCCGGTCAGTTGGGCAGCAGATCTGGCGGGTTCGCTTGGCTGGCGCTCCCCGCTCCGCTCCACCGCGATGGCGGTAATGTCACAAGGCGTGACCGCAGACGGCGCCCGTATGCAGGGCTTTGCGTTCAAAACTGCCAGTCAGACACTGGCCGGCAATCCGTCCGGCGTTCAGGATCTATGGTTCGCACGGCTCTTCCTGCTGAAACCCGTCTCCATTGTCTGTCTTTCCGTGTTCTGGCTGCTGTCCGGAGTAATCCCGCTTCTCGACCTGACGAGAGCATCCAGCCATTTCTTGCCCTTCATGCCGGAAACGTCGGCGCTGGTGCTGACGGTGGCGACGTGCCTGATCGACATCGCACTTGGCATCGCTGTTCTGCTGAGGCCCTATGCTCTCAAAGCCATGCTCGGCATGTTGCTGGTGACCGCCTCCTATCTAGCCGGCGGCACCATGCTCGAACCGGCACTGTGGCTCGATCCTCTGGGGCCGCTTGTCAAAGTCCTGCCCTCCATCACCCTGACACTTGCCGCTATGGCAATCCTCGATGAACGATAA
- a CDS encoding DUF2269 domain-containing protein: MFEEIIRLAHVIGATVLFGTGAGIAFFMVMARRTENPALIAHVAGTVVIADTVFTATAAVFQPITGYLLADIIGWPLTEGWVFLSLLLYVFTGIFWLPVVWIQIRLRDIARASATAGTPLPAQWFRLYRIWFACGFPAFFAVVGIIWLMLMKPDIPLWS; the protein is encoded by the coding sequence ATGTTTGAAGAGATCATTCGCCTTGCCCACGTCATTGGCGCGACCGTCCTGTTCGGCACCGGCGCCGGTATCGCCTTCTTCATGGTGATGGCACGCAGAACCGAAAACCCGGCGCTGATCGCTCATGTGGCGGGAACTGTTGTCATTGCCGATACGGTCTTTACGGCGACAGCCGCCGTTTTTCAGCCTATTACCGGCTATCTGCTGGCCGACATCATCGGTTGGCCGCTGACCGAAGGCTGGGTTTTTCTATCCCTGCTGCTTTATGTTTTCACCGGTATCTTCTGGCTGCCCGTGGTTTGGATACAGATACGGTTACGCGATATCGCCCGGGCTTCCGCCACGGCTGGCACACCTTTGCCTGCTCAATGGTTTCGTCTCTATCGCATCTGGTTCGCCTGCGGTTTTCCGGCATTTTTTGCGGTGGTCGGCATCATCTGGCTGATGTTGATGAAACCCGACATTCCGCTCTGGAGCTAG
- a CDS encoding RNA polymerase sigma factor — protein sequence MNDRPRGNFSPAPGSFEAEMLALMPALRRYSRSLSHTDADGEDLLQDCVEKALANRRQWRGTGLKSWAYTIMTNLYRNRHRFERRHPSESLEDHENITGGDVLGDTLENDRLHGALALLSPDMRAVLILVTVEGYSYQEAAETMSIPVGTVMSRLSRARETLRQHLATNNIIPLRRPK from the coding sequence ATGAACGACAGACCGCGGGGGAATTTTTCCCCCGCTCCCGGCTCTTTTGAGGCGGAAATGCTGGCATTGATGCCGGCGCTGCGACGTTACTCTCGCAGCCTCTCCCACACCGACGCCGATGGCGAGGATCTGCTGCAGGACTGCGTGGAAAAGGCGCTTGCCAATCGTCGGCAATGGCGCGGAACAGGTTTGAAGTCATGGGCTTACACCATCATGACAAACCTTTACCGCAACCGACACCGGTTCGAGCGACGGCATCCATCCGAAAGCCTCGAAGACCATGAAAATATAACGGGCGGCGACGTGCTGGGCGACACGCTCGAAAACGACCGGCTTCATGGCGCCCTGGCGCTCTTGTCACCCGATATGCGCGCAGTGCTGATTCTGGTGACAGTGGAAGGCTACAGTTATCAGGAAGCGGCGGAAACGATGTCGATACCGGTCGGTACCGTCATGTCGCGGCTGTCACGCGCCCGCGAAACATTGCGCCAGCATCTGGCGACAAACAATATCATTCCCCTGCGGAGACCGAAATGA
- a CDS encoding anti-sigma factor — translation MNRLDAITEDDLHAYADGLLSDEHKAIVEAWLSERPDELERVEAWKQQAAMLRSAFAPYEASRPDDATMLAEKIDPSSTRWKSVLVRTAAAVLIFAAGATTGRLLTTGAPDNEPGLQTADISTQAKSAYLIYASEVRHPVEVGASEQQHLATWLGKRLGYPFAIPDLTKLGYDLVGGRLVPVSGKPGAMLMYQDKTGKRVTVLIGHNEENRTTSFRMASADGIETFYWIDNELGYAVSAELTQAEVQKIAEECYRQFPT, via the coding sequence ATGAACAGGCTGGACGCCATTACCGAAGACGATTTGCATGCTTATGCCGACGGGCTTCTTTCCGACGAGCATAAGGCAATCGTCGAGGCGTGGCTTTCCGAGCGGCCTGACGAACTGGAGCGCGTCGAAGCCTGGAAACAGCAGGCAGCAATGCTGCGCAGTGCCTTTGCGCCTTATGAGGCATCCCGCCCCGATGACGCCACCATGCTGGCGGAGAAAATCGATCCCTCTTCCACACGCTGGAAGTCCGTCCTGGTGCGGACTGCCGCCGCGGTATTGATCTTCGCAGCCGGAGCGACAACCGGCAGACTTCTGACCACCGGGGCCCCTGACAACGAACCCGGACTGCAAACAGCAGATATTTCGACGCAGGCGAAATCCGCCTATCTGATCTATGCCAGTGAGGTACGCCACCCTGTTGAGGTCGGCGCCTCGGAACAGCAGCATCTGGCGACATGGCTGGGCAAGCGGCTGGGCTATCCCTTTGCCATCCCTGATCTGACGAAACTCGGTTACGATCTTGTCGGCGGTCGTCTGGTGCCAGTCAGCGGCAAACCCGGCGCCATGCTGATGTACCAGGACAAGACCGGAAAACGCGTCACCGTCCTCATCGGTCACAACGAAGAAAACCGCACCACAAGCTTCCGCATGGCAAGTGCCGATGGCATCGAGACCTTCTACTGGATCGACAACGAACTTGGTTACGCCGTATCGGCGGAACTGACGCAGGCGGAAGTCCAGAAGATCGCCGAGGAATGTTATCGCCAGTTTCCGACCTAG
- a CDS encoding LysE family translocator, with protein sequence MTIETFIALVLFAFTTSITPGPNNMMLFASGVNFGFRRTIPHMLGIGVGFLSLLIGVGFGLGALLHSIPLLYTALKFAGGIYLLWIAWKIGTSRSLSDGTTGAEPMTFIGAAAFQWVNPKAWVMAVTAMATYTNEDQYFFTVMLVGLAFAAVNLPSVSTWAGFGSALRDWLSVPVRLKWFNITMAVLLVISLWPMLK encoded by the coding sequence ATGACAATCGAGACCTTCATCGCGCTGGTGTTGTTTGCCTTCACCACGTCCATTACGCCTGGACCGAACAACATGATGCTGTTTGCTTCCGGCGTGAATTTCGGTTTTCGCCGGACCATCCCGCACATGCTGGGCATTGGCGTGGGGTTTCTGTCGCTTCTCATCGGTGTCGGTTTTGGTCTAGGTGCGTTGCTGCACTCGATCCCGTTGCTCTATACGGCGCTGAAATTCGCAGGCGGCATCTATCTGCTCTGGATTGCCTGGAAGATCGGCACATCCAGAAGTCTCAGCGATGGAACGACCGGGGCAGAGCCCATGACGTTCATCGGTGCTGCCGCCTTCCAGTGGGTCAATCCGAAGGCATGGGTCATGGCGGTCACGGCGATGGCGACCTATACGAACGAAGATCAGTACTTCTTCACCGTGATGCTCGTCGGGCTGGCTTTCGCAGCCGTCAATCTGCCCAGCGTCTCGACATGGGCAGGTTTTGGCTCAGCGTTACGGGACTGGTTATCCGTTCCCGTCCGGCTGAAGTGGTTTAACATTACCATGGCCGTGCTGCTGGTGATCAGCTTGTGGCCGATGTTGAAATAG
- a CDS encoding aldo/keto reductase, with amino-acid sequence MNDDIPSVSLPSGKEIPALGLGTWNMGEQRAGETQEIRSIHKAIDVGMTLIDTAEMYADGRSEKVVGKAITGRRDEVFLVSKIYPWNASAAGTIEACERSLARLGSDHLDLYLLHWRGGNPLEETVAAFEKLKTQGKIVDWGVSNFDVDDMEELFDVPDGNKCAANQVLYNLSRRGPEFDLLPWCQERSIPVMAYSPIEQGRILDNHALIHIAKAYQATPAQLALAFLLERDGVIAIPKSARPERVEENRGAIELEITEEDWAALDAAFPPPSRKIALEML; translated from the coding sequence ATGAACGACGATATTCCATCCGTATCCTTACCTTCGGGGAAAGAGATCCCTGCCCTTGGCCTTGGCACATGGAACATGGGCGAGCAACGCGCCGGTGAAACTCAGGAAATCCGCAGCATACACAAGGCCATCGACGTCGGGATGACGTTGATCGACACCGCTGAGATGTACGCCGATGGCAGATCCGAAAAGGTCGTCGGGAAGGCGATTACCGGCCGGCGCGACGAGGTGTTTCTGGTCAGCAAGATCTACCCATGGAATGCCAGTGCTGCGGGCACGATCGAGGCTTGCGAGCGCAGTCTGGCCAGACTCGGCTCCGACCACCTGGATCTCTACCTCCTGCATTGGCGCGGTGGAAATCCTCTGGAGGAAACCGTCGCCGCTTTCGAGAAGCTGAAAACGCAGGGCAAGATCGTTGACTGGGGCGTTTCGAACTTCGATGTCGACGATATGGAAGAACTCTTCGATGTCCCCGATGGCAACAAATGTGCTGCCAATCAGGTGCTGTATAATCTCTCCCGACGAGGACCGGAATTCGATCTCCTTCCCTGGTGTCAGGAACGCAGCATTCCGGTCATGGCGTACTCGCCGATCGAACAGGGACGAATCCTCGACAACCATGCTCTGATCCATATTGCCAAAGCCTATCAGGCCACACCGGCCCAACTCGCATTGGCGTTCCTGCTGGAGCGCGACGGCGTCATCGCCATTCCGAAATCCGCAAGACCGGAACGTGTCGAGGAAAATCGCGGCGCGATTGAGCTTGAAATCACCGAAGAAGACTGGGCAGCGCTCGATGCTGCCTTCCCGCCACCGTCCCGCAAGATCGCTCTCGAAATGCTGTGA
- a CDS encoding SRPBCC family protein — MTDIVMPDAYGRIVEPATVKIERLLPGPIERVWSYLTDSDLRRRWLASGEMKLAAGAPFELVWRNDELTDPPGKRPDGFSEEHKMASRIITVIPPHRLVFSWDEGGEVSIELQALGKEVLLTLVHRRLANRAEMLGVSSGWHVHLDILADLLHDKAPGPFWDRWLVLKKEYEDRIPR, encoded by the coding sequence ATGACTGATATTGTAATGCCCGACGCTTATGGCCGGATTGTCGAGCCAGCGACCGTGAAGATCGAGCGACTTTTGCCGGGACCGATCGAGCGGGTCTGGTCCTATCTGACGGACAGCGATCTTCGCCGCCGCTGGCTGGCTTCCGGTGAGATGAAACTGGCCGCCGGGGCACCCTTCGAACTCGTCTGGCGAAACGATGAATTGACGGACCCACCCGGCAAGCGCCCCGACGGTTTTTCGGAGGAGCACAAGATGGCGAGCCGTATCATCACCGTCATTCCGCCGCACCGGCTTGTGTTTAGCTGGGATGAAGGTGGTGAAGTGTCAATCGAACTGCAGGCCCTGGGCAAAGAGGTGTTGCTGACGCTCGTTCATCGTCGGCTCGCCAACCGCGCGGAAATGCTGGGTGTCAGCTCCGGCTGGCACGTCCATCTCGATATTCTTGCCGACCTCCTGCACGACAAGGCGCCCGGTCCTTTCTGGGATCGGTGGCTGGTATTGAAAAAGGAATATGAAGACAGAATTCCGCGTTAG
- a CDS encoding helix-turn-helix transcriptional regulator translates to MVELLAPHLDTVFHALGDATRRTMLRELSRGERTVSQLAEPFDMSLAAASKHIKTLENAGLIQREVRGRTHFCRLAPGPLAEAHEWLDFYRQFWNSRLDILEQMLREHDQDKPILNGGNDND, encoded by the coding sequence ATGGTTGAATTACTCGCTCCCCATCTGGACACCGTCTTTCATGCCCTCGGCGACGCGACACGCCGGACGATGCTACGCGAGTTGTCGCGCGGTGAGCGAACGGTCAGCCAACTGGCAGAACCATTCGACATGTCGCTGGCGGCAGCGTCCAAGCATATCAAGACCTTGGAGAACGCCGGTCTCATCCAGCGGGAGGTGAGGGGGCGCACCCATTTTTGTCGCCTGGCGCCGGGGCCGCTGGCAGAGGCGCACGAGTGGCTCGATTTCTACAGGCAGTTCTGGAACAGCCGTCTCGATATTCTCGAACAGATGCTCAGGGAGCACGATCAGGACAAACCCATTCTAAACGGAGGAAATGACAATGACTGA
- the ilvN gene encoding acetolactate synthase small subunit, whose product MNAHLQPTGSAYFIQKETAVAENHTLSVLVNNEPGVLARVIGLFSGRGYNIESLTVSETEHEAHLSRITIVTRGTPVVLEQIKAQLERIVPVHRVLDLTVRARELGQERPIEREVALIKVAGAGEDRAEALRLADAFQAKVVDATVEHFIFEITGKSSKIDQFVAIIKPLGLIEICRTGIAAMNRGSQGM is encoded by the coding sequence ATGAACGCACACCTACAACCCACCGGCTCTGCCTATTTCATCCAGAAGGAAACGGCGGTTGCGGAAAACCACACGCTGTCGGTTCTCGTCAACAACGAGCCCGGCGTGCTTGCCCGCGTCATCGGCCTGTTTTCAGGCCGGGGCTACAACATCGAAAGCCTGACGGTTTCGGAGACGGAACATGAGGCGCATCTGTCGCGTATCACCATCGTGACCCGTGGCACGCCGGTCGTTCTGGAGCAAATCAAGGCCCAGTTGGAGCGCATCGTTCCTGTGCACCGGGTTCTCGATCTGACAGTCCGCGCTCGCGAGTTGGGGCAGGAGCGGCCGATCGAGCGCGAAGTGGCGCTTATCAAGGTTGCTGGTGCCGGCGAGGACCGTGCCGAGGCTCTACGTCTTGCCGATGCGTTCCAGGCCAAGGTGGTCGACGCAACGGTCGAGCATTTCATTTTTGAAATCACCGGCAAGTCCTCGAAAATCGACCAGTTCGTGGCGATCATCAAGCCTCTCGGCCTGATCGAAATCTGCCGCACCGGTATCGCTGCCATGAACCGTGGCTCGCAGGGTATGTAA
- a CDS encoding acetolactate synthase 3 large subunit: MTDKDNTENSNRMTGAEIVLKALKDNGVEHIFGYPGGAVLPIYDEIFQQEDIQHILVRHEQGAGHAAEGYARSTGKVGVMLVTSGPGATNAVTPLQDALMDSIPLVCISGQVPTTLIGSDAFQECDTVGITRPCTKHNWLVKDVNELAGIIHEAFRIAQTGRPGPVVVDVPKDIQFATGTYTPPSAAVQQKSYKPKVQGDLNAIHAAIELMSKAKKPVFYTGGGVINSGPEATRLLRELVELTNFPITSTLMGLGAYPASGKNWLGMLGMHGSYEANMTMHDCDVMVCIGARFDDRITGRLNAFSPNSKKIHIDIDPSSINKNVRVDVPIIGDVSHVLEDMVRLWRALPKKPEKAQTADWHEQIDRWRARNSFAYKNSNDVIMPQYALQRLYEASKGRDTYITTEVGQHQMWAAQFFGFEEPNHWMTSGGLGTMGYGLPAAIGVQVAHPDALVIDVAGDASIQMCIQEMSCAIQYNLPVKIFILNNQYMGMVRQWQQLLHGNRLSNSYTEAMPDFVKLAEAYGAVGMYCDDPRELDDKIAEMIAVKKPVIFDCRVANLANCFPMIPSGKAHNEMLLPDEATDEAVANAIDAKGRQLV, from the coding sequence ATGACGGATAAGGACAATACGGAAAACAGCAATCGCATGACGGGCGCGGAAATCGTTCTGAAAGCCCTCAAGGATAACGGTGTGGAGCACATCTTCGGTTATCCGGGCGGTGCCGTCCTTCCGATTTATGACGAGATTTTCCAGCAGGAAGACATTCAGCATATCCTCGTGCGCCATGAACAGGGCGCCGGCCATGCGGCCGAAGGTTATGCCCGTTCCACTGGTAAGGTCGGCGTCATGCTTGTCACCTCCGGTCCTGGTGCCACCAATGCGGTTACGCCTCTGCAGGACGCGTTGATGGACAGCATTCCGCTCGTTTGCATTTCCGGCCAGGTTCCGACCACACTGATCGGTTCCGATGCGTTTCAGGAGTGCGACACGGTTGGTATTACGCGCCCCTGCACCAAGCACAACTGGCTGGTAAAGGACGTCAACGAACTGGCTGGCATCATCCATGAGGCTTTCCGCATCGCACAGACCGGCCGTCCGGGTCCGGTTGTCGTCGACGTTCCCAAGGATATCCAGTTTGCCACCGGCACCTATACGCCGCCTTCCGCTGCCGTTCAGCAGAAGAGCTACAAGCCGAAGGTCCAGGGCGATCTGAACGCCATTCATGCGGCCATCGAATTGATGTCGAAGGCGAAAAAGCCTGTTTTCTATACGGGCGGCGGTGTTATCAACTCCGGGCCGGAGGCAACCCGCTTGCTGCGCGAACTGGTCGAGCTGACCAATTTCCCGATTACCTCGACCCTGATGGGGCTCGGTGCCTATCCCGCATCTGGCAAAAACTGGCTCGGCATGCTGGGCATGCACGGATCTTACGAAGCCAACATGACCATGCACGATTGCGATGTCATGGTTTGTATCGGTGCGCGCTTCGATGACCGTATTACCGGCCGTCTGAATGCGTTTTCGCCGAACTCCAAGAAGATCCACATCGATATCGATCCGTCTTCGATCAACAAGAACGTTCGTGTCGACGTTCCGATTATCGGCGATGTCAGCCATGTTCTGGAGGATATGGTTCGCCTGTGGCGTGCGCTGCCGAAGAAGCCTGAAAAAGCGCAGACGGCAGACTGGCACGAGCAAATCGATCGTTGGCGTGCCCGCAATTCCTTCGCCTACAAGAATTCAAACGATGTCATCATGCCGCAATACGCGCTTCAGCGTCTGTATGAGGCGTCGAAGGGACGTGACACCTACATCACTACCGAAGTCGGCCAGCACCAGATGTGGGCAGCGCAGTTCTTTGGTTTCGAAGAACCGAACCACTGGATGACATCCGGTGGCCTCGGCACCATGGGATATGGTCTGCCTGCAGCCATCGGCGTTCAGGTTGCCCATCCGGATGCGCTGGTCATCGACGTTGCCGGTGATGCCTCGATCCAGATGTGCATTCAGGAAATGTCCTGCGCCATCCAGTATAACCTGCCGGTCAAGATCTTCATTCTGAACAACCAGTATATGGGCATGGTTCGTCAGTGGCAGCAGTTGCTGCATGGCAACCGCCTGTCCAACTCCTATACCGAAGCGATGCCTGATTTCGTCAAGCTGGCGGAAGCTTACGGCGCGGTCGGCATGTACTGCGACGACCCGAGGGAACTGGACGACAAGATTGCTGAGATGATTGCGGTCAAGAAGCCGGTTATCTTCGATTGCCGCGTTGCCAATCTTGCCAATTGCTTCCCGATGATCCCGTCTGGTAAAGCCCATAACGAGATGCTGTTGCCGGATGAGGCGACGGACGAGGCTGTTGCCAATGCCATCGACGCCAAGGGCCGTCAGCTGGTTTAA